One genomic segment of Deinococcus sp. HSC-46F16 includes these proteins:
- a CDS encoding superoxide dismutase, with amino-acid sequence MKTRLLLALSLPFALASCMATMLPGSPYALGKQPAADAKGLIPSGTVRASVSGDMVMTEARVMGLAPNQYYVAHYHLQGTASTTPCASNGAPIISTAMVGRTDASGMLTLSKSVARADVMNATYYNVHTAADAAGTPADAGVACTAVRMAGR; translated from the coding sequence ATGAAGACGCGTCTCCTGTTGGCCCTGTCCCTGCCGTTCGCCCTTGCCTCCTGCATGGCCACGATGTTGCCGGGCAGTCCCTACGCGCTGGGCAAACAGCCCGCTGCCGATGCCAAGGGGCTCATTCCCAGCGGGACGGTCCGGGCCAGCGTCTCGGGCGACATGGTGATGACCGAGGCGCGGGTGATGGGCCTCGCGCCCAACCAGTACTACGTGGCGCACTACCACCTTCAGGGCACGGCGAGCACCACTCCCTGTGCCAGCAACGGGGCACCCATCATAAGCACCGCGATGGTCGGCCGGACCGACGCGAGCGGCATGCTGACGCTCTCCAAGAGCGTGGCCCGCGCCGACGTGATGAACGCGACCTACTACAACGTCCACACCGCAGCCGACGCCGCGGGCACCCCGGCCGACGCGGGCGTGGCCTGCACCGCCGTCCGCATGGCGGGGAGGTAA
- a CDS encoding MBL fold metallo-hydrolase: MPPQLQFLGPGVFFLPGAVNSVVVEGPGGRALLVDTGLDDTHARKLLRAVEGAGLTPGAILNTHSHADHHGGNTFLLGRFPDLPVYAPPLEAAIIRHPVLEPLSLWGAAPPAELRTKFLLAPASPAQGVGPGVQALGSIEVELLPVPGHAAEMYAVRVDEVLYAADALFGPEALGKHPLTFGADSAQQKASAAALGEVEGVRVVLPGHGDPTPNLAGLVSANLAAYARTTDAVTAALAQGPATVDELLVRVGAALGMTATNPGAWVLNRAVISAHLTELLAVGAATLTLEGGVLRARA, translated from the coding sequence ATGCCTCCGCAGCTTCAGTTCCTCGGCCCCGGCGTATTCTTCCTTCCCGGCGCGGTGAACAGCGTGGTCGTAGAGGGGCCGGGGGGCCGCGCCCTGCTCGTGGACACCGGCCTGGACGACACCCACGCGCGGAAGCTGCTGCGGGCGGTGGAGGGGGCGGGGCTGACGCCGGGCGCGATCCTCAACACCCACAGCCACGCCGACCACCACGGGGGCAACACCTTCCTCCTGGGCCGTTTTCCGGACCTGCCCGTCTACGCGCCGCCGCTGGAGGCGGCGATCATTCGCCACCCGGTGCTGGAGCCGCTCTCGCTGTGGGGGGCCGCGCCGCCCGCCGAGCTGCGGACCAAATTCCTGCTGGCCCCCGCCAGCCCCGCGCAGGGGGTCGGTCCCGGCGTGCAGGCTCTGGGCAGCATCGAGGTCGAACTCCTTCCCGTCCCCGGCCACGCCGCCGAGATGTACGCGGTGCGGGTGGACGAGGTGCTGTACGCCGCCGACGCCCTTTTCGGGCCGGAGGCGCTGGGCAAGCATCCGCTGACCTTCGGCGCGGATTCGGCGCAGCAGAAGGCGTCCGCAGCGGCGCTGGGCGAAGTGGAGGGCGTGCGTGTCGTGCTGCCCGGCCACGGCGACCCCACCCCCAATCTCGCCGGGCTGGTGTCCGCCAACCTCGCCGCCTATGCCCGGACGACGGACGCGGTGACGGCGGCGCTGGCGCAAGGTCCGGCGACGGTTGACGAGCTGCTGGTGCGGGTGGGCGCCGCGTTGGGTATGACGGCCACGAACCCTGGCGCCTGGGTCCTCAACCGGGCGGTGATCAGCGCCCACCTGACCGAATTGCTCGCGGTGGGGGCGGCCACCCTGACGCTGGAGGGCGGGGTGCTGCGGGCCAGGGCCTGA
- a CDS encoding MFS transporter, whose translation MTLPAPALPFRPSGAQLGLIAANFLMWGGFFAVIPLVTVHFVEGLGWAAASVGLVLGLRQLTQQGLTVFGGAWADRVGPKPLILAGCLIRTLGFAWMGFADTLPVLLAASVLAGLGGGLFDAPKNAAITAVTRPEHRTRMFSLTSISGNLGMVTGPLIGAALLGLGFRTAALAAGSVYLVAAAVLAATLPHMKPEGAVAGGLAGLRAAARDRRFRRFTLVLVGYFLLSTQLNVAVTLKAVALAGPGATGPLYGLSAGLAVVLQYPLLRLVERRVRTQVALVAAVLAVATSLGLMGFAATFPQLLACVALYSLGTMLVYPTQQTLTARLAPAGLTGSYFGFSAISLGLGGAVGNVVGGALIDLGARIGLPLLPWLTLMGVGLVTALGLRWALREVPTREQAIG comes from the coding sequence GTGACTCTGCCCGCCCCTGCCCTCCCCTTCCGGCCTTCCGGGGCGCAGCTCGGGCTGATCGCCGCCAATTTCCTGATGTGGGGCGGGTTTTTCGCGGTGATTCCGCTGGTGACGGTGCATTTCGTGGAGGGGCTGGGGTGGGCGGCGGCGAGCGTGGGGCTGGTGCTGGGACTGCGGCAGCTCACCCAGCAGGGGCTGACGGTGTTCGGGGGGGCGTGGGCGGACCGGGTCGGGCCAAAGCCGCTGATCCTGGCGGGGTGCCTGATTCGCACGCTGGGCTTCGCGTGGATGGGGTTCGCGGACACGCTGCCCGTGCTGCTGGCCGCGTCGGTGCTGGCGGGGCTGGGGGGCGGGCTGTTCGACGCGCCCAAGAATGCGGCGATCACCGCCGTCACCCGGCCCGAGCACCGCACCCGCATGTTCAGCCTGACCAGCATCTCCGGGAACCTCGGCATGGTGACCGGGCCGCTGATCGGCGCGGCGCTGCTGGGACTGGGCTTCCGCACGGCGGCACTCGCGGCGGGAAGTGTGTACCTCGTCGCCGCCGCCGTGCTGGCCGCTACGCTGCCCCACATGAAGCCGGAGGGGGCCGTGGCCGGTGGCCTGGCGGGGCTGAGGGCGGCGGCGCGGGACCGCCGCTTTCGGCGCTTCACGCTGGTGCTGGTGGGCTATTTCCTGCTCAGCACGCAGCTCAACGTGGCGGTCACGCTCAAGGCGGTGGCGCTGGCCGGGCCGGGAGCGACCGGGCCGCTGTACGGCCTCTCGGCGGGGCTGGCGGTGGTGTTGCAATATCCCCTGCTGCGCTTGGTCGAGCGGCGGGTGCGGACGCAGGTGGCGCTGGTGGCGGCGGTGCTCGCGGTGGCGACCAGCCTGGGGCTGATGGGCTTCGCGGCGACGTTTCCGCAACTGCTCGCCTGCGTCGCCCTCTACAGCCTGGGCACCATGCTGGTCTACCCCACCCAGCAGACCCTGACCGCGCGGCTGGCCCCCGCCGGGCTGACGGGCAGCTACTTCGGCTTTTCCGCGATCAGCCTGGGGCTGGGGGGCGCGGTGGGCAACGTGGTGGGCGGGGCGCTGATCGACCTCGGCGCCCGGATCGGCCTGCCGCTGCTGCCCTGGCTCACGCTGATGGGAGTGGGGCTGGTGACCGCGCTGGGCCTGCGCTGGGCGCTGCGCGAGGTGCCGACGCGCGAGCAGGCCATAGGCTGA
- a CDS encoding DUF6328 family protein, translated as MTDPPEADQLSDLLAELRILLQGAQVLTSFLIILPFNVDFGGVAATERWVYTATFGCSVVSLVLLSAPALHHYLRRPMRHPEQFKHTATRLVRVGAVFMSLALVLATRMVAGAVGLPAALTWVLPGGLTLLLGWVWWALPLSHERREYGGPKRE; from the coding sequence ATGACCGACCCTCCGGAAGCCGACCAGCTCTCCGACCTGCTGGCCGAACTGCGCATCCTGCTTCAGGGGGCACAGGTGCTGACCAGTTTCCTGATCATTCTGCCCTTCAATGTCGATTTCGGGGGGGTGGCGGCCACCGAACGCTGGGTCTACACGGCGACCTTCGGATGCTCGGTGGTGAGTCTGGTGCTGCTCAGCGCCCCGGCGCTGCACCACTACCTGCGCCGTCCCATGCGCCACCCCGAACAGTTCAAGCACACGGCCACCCGGCTGGTGCGGGTGGGGGCCGTGTTCATGTCGCTGGCGCTGGTGCTGGCAACCCGGATGGTGGCGGGGGCGGTCGGCCTTCCCGCCGCCCTGACCTGGGTGCTGCCGGGCGGGCTGACCCTGCTGCTGGGCTGGGTGTGGTGGGCGCTGCCGCTGAGCCACGAGCGGCGCGAGTACGGCGGCCCGAAAAGAGAGTAG
- a CDS encoding DUF4385 domain-containing protein, whose product MPRPKFDYSLNYADLDLRAHPELYRVGIGEQGVLLVQPYKAEILPHWRFATPEVARESSEAIYAMFLDYLRAGDFVGADMARKFLQMGFTRSRRYANHKGGKKYDGPVPEGKKGQSGSHGRAELPRQPEDPVKAESARIFKAKWDEAEANEDYARMKREHRERYG is encoded by the coding sequence ATGCCCCGTCCCAAATTCGATTACTCGCTGAACTACGCCGACCTCGACCTGCGGGCACACCCCGAGCTGTACCGGGTCGGGATCGGCGAGCAGGGCGTGCTGCTGGTGCAGCCGTACAAGGCCGAGATTCTTCCGCACTGGCGCTTCGCCACGCCGGAGGTCGCCCGAGAGAGCAGCGAGGCGATCTACGCCATGTTTCTGGACTACCTGCGGGCCGGGGACTTCGTGGGGGCGGACATGGCCCGCAAGTTCCTCCAGATGGGCTTTACCCGCTCGCGCCGCTACGCCAACCACAAGGGCGGCAAGAAGTACGACGGCCCCGTGCCCGAGGGCAAGAAGGGCCAGTCCGGGTCACACGGCCGCGCCGAACTCCCCCGCCAGCCCGAGGACCCGGTCAAGGCCGAATCCGCCCGCATCTTCAAGGCGAAGTGGGACGAGGCCGAGGCCAATGAGGACTACGCCCGGATGAAGCGCGAGCACCGGGAGCGGTACGGTTGA
- a CDS encoding RsmD family RNA methyltransferase, which translates to MSVRILGGSAKGRALKVPASARPSGARVRKSLFDLLATRAPSGRFLDLHGGSGAVGLEAASRGYAATLIERDAAAVRAIEGNARLLDLPVRVVRGDASALLGRLGEFDVVFSDPPYAQDIPALTRRLLASGVVAPGGLLVCQHPVQVRLEDAPGWEREERVYGSNILTLYLREGGDGAGAGNIGTT; encoded by the coding sequence ATGAGTGTCCGCATTCTGGGCGGCAGCGCCAAAGGCCGTGCCCTCAAGGTGCCCGCGAGTGCCCGGCCCAGTGGGGCGCGGGTTCGCAAGAGCCTCTTTGACCTGCTCGCCACCCGCGCTCCCTCGGGGCGCTTTCTCGACCTGCACGGCGGCAGCGGCGCGGTGGGGCTGGAGGCCGCCAGCCGGGGCTACGCGGCCACCCTGATCGAGCGGGACGCGGCGGCGGTGCGGGCCATCGAGGGCAACGCCCGGCTGCTGGACCTCCCCGTGCGGGTGGTGCGCGGCGACGCCTCGGCGCTGCTGGGACGCCTGGGCGAGTTCGACGTGGTCTTCAGCGACCCGCCCTATGCGCAGGACATCCCGGCGCTGACCCGCCGCCTGCTGGCCTCGGGGGTGGTGGCGCCCGGCGGCCTGCTCGTCTGTCAGCATCCCGTGCAGGTGCGCTTGGAGGACGCCCCTGGCTGGGAGCGCGAGGAAAGGGTCTACGGGAGCAACATCCTGACCCTCTACCTGCGGGAGGGGGGCGACGGGGCCGGGGCGGGTAACATCGGAACCACATGA
- a CDS encoding aldehyde dehydrogenase family protein, producing MTQPMSADLQALFEAQRRHRWRAGQTTAPERQALLRRLGGAIQRHRVALAEALALDLGKSRAEAEITELHPTVEELRHAVRHLPRWMAPRRVRTPANLLGTRSEVEFQPRGVTLVLSAWNYPVNLALVPLIASLAAGNTVVLKPSEKAPATARALRRLLEEVFEPRLVAVVEGDAGRAKALTELPFDHIFFTGSGAIGKKVLAAAAPNLTGVTLELGGKSPAIVHESADLDLTAERLAWGKFLNAGQTCVAPDYVLVPEVLQGSLLARLSQIIPHRFGEAERLRKGTDYGRMVDGRSVERLSRLTRDSVAMGARVELGGEFDPASRFISPTVVTGVTPEMPLMEEELFGPVLPVLTYRDFGEALALVRRLDPPLALYTFAEDEGAVEQVRRETTSGGLVVNGTVVHLSNPHLPFGGVGPSGMGRYHGEYGFRTFSHERAVLHEGRGSGVRFLYPPYGRPLPRFVAWAMRKLEG from the coding sequence ATGACACAGCCCATGTCCGCTGACCTTCAGGCCCTGTTCGAGGCGCAGCGCAGGCACCGCTGGCGAGCCGGGCAGACCACCGCCCCCGAACGGCAGGCCCTGCTGCGGCGGCTGGGGGGGGCCATTCAGCGCCACCGGGTCGCGCTGGCCGAGGCGCTCGCGCTCGACCTCGGCAAGAGCCGCGCCGAGGCGGAGATCACCGAGCTGCACCCCACGGTGGAGGAGCTGCGGCACGCGGTGCGCCACCTTCCGCGCTGGATGGCCCCCCGCCGGGTCCGCACCCCCGCCAACCTGCTGGGCACCCGCAGCGAGGTCGAGTTCCAGCCGCGTGGGGTCACCCTGGTCCTGAGCGCGTGGAACTATCCGGTCAACCTCGCGCTCGTCCCGCTGATCGCCAGCCTCGCGGCAGGGAACACGGTCGTCCTCAAGCCCAGCGAAAAGGCCCCCGCCACCGCCCGCGCCCTGCGTCGGCTGCTGGAGGAGGTCTTCGAGCCCCGGCTGGTCGCGGTCGTGGAGGGGGACGCGGGGAGAGCTAAGGCTTTGACCGAGTTGCCCTTCGACCACATCTTCTTTACCGGGAGCGGGGCCATCGGGAAAAAGGTGCTCGCCGCCGCCGCGCCCAACCTGACGGGCGTGACGCTGGAACTGGGCGGCAAGAGTCCCGCCATCGTCCACGAGAGTGCCGACCTCGACCTCACCGCCGAGCGGCTGGCCTGGGGCAAGTTCCTGAACGCCGGGCAGACCTGCGTGGCGCCCGACTACGTGCTGGTGCCGGAGGTGCTGCAAGGCAGCCTGCTGGCGCGGCTCTCGCAGATCATCCCCCACCGTTTCGGGGAAGCCGAGCGGCTGAGAAAGGGCACCGACTACGGGCGGATGGTGGACGGCCGCAGCGTCGAGCGGCTCTCGCGCCTGACGCGGGACAGTGTGGCGATGGGGGCACGGGTCGAACTCGGCGGCGAGTTCGACCCCGCCTCGCGCTTCATCTCGCCCACGGTGGTGACGGGCGTAACCCCGGAGATGCCGCTGATGGAAGAGGAACTGTTCGGCCCGGTGCTGCCCGTCCTGACCTACCGCGACTTCGGGGAGGCGCTCGCGCTGGTGCGGCGGCTCGACCCCCCGCTCGCGCTGTACACCTTCGCCGAGGACGAGGGGGCGGTGGAACAGGTCCGCCGGGAAACGACGAGCGGCGGCCTGGTCGTCAACGGCACGGTGGTCCACCTCAGCAACCCGCACCTGCCCTTCGGGGGCGTCGGCCCCAGCGGGATGGGGCGCTACCACGGCGAGTACGGCTTCCGGACCTTCAGCCACGAGCGGGCCGTGCTGCACGAGGGCCGGGGCAGCGGCGTGCGCTTCCTGTACCCACCTTACGGCCGCCCGCTGCCCCGCTTCGTGGCCTGGGCGATGCGGAAGCTAGAGGGATGA
- a CDS encoding molybdenum cofactor guanylyltransferase — MTPGTTRRLDLVGALTAGGRSSRFGTDKALARLEGRTLLEHVAASLEGCPLRLLVAPPERYALPGWLPVPDTRPGEGPLGALEAALLAAERHAGPGWVAFAGVDLPRLTPAYWALMAGARTPGARSILTLDPAGRAQPLGALYHTELRPQVSVLLDAGERRLRLAAQDAVTVPYEAVARVSPQALHNVNTPTDLAALEAETRQ; from the coding sequence ATGACCCCAGGGACGACCCGGAGGCTGGACCTCGTCGGGGCGCTCACCGCCGGGGGCCGCTCCAGCCGGTTCGGGACGGACAAGGCGCTCGCCCGGTTGGAGGGGCGAACCCTGCTGGAGCACGTGGCCGCCAGTCTGGAGGGCTGCCCGCTGCGCCTGCTCGTCGCCCCGCCCGAACGCTACGCCCTCCCCGGCTGGCTCCCGGTGCCCGACACGCGGCCCGGTGAGGGACCGCTGGGGGCGCTGGAAGCCGCCCTCCTCGCCGCCGAACGGCACGCGGGGCCGGGCTGGGTCGCCTTCGCGGGCGTGGACCTGCCCCGCCTGACCCCGGCGTACTGGGCGCTGATGGCCGGGGCGCGGACACCGGGAGCGCGGTCGATCCTCACCCTGGACCCGGCGGGGCGAGCGCAACCGCTGGGGGCGCTGTATCACACGGAGCTGCGGCCCCAGGTGTCCGTCCTGCTGGACGCGGGCGAACGCCGCTTGCGCCTCGCCGCGCAGGACGCGGTGACAGTGCCTTACGAGGCCGTCGCGCGGGTCAGCCCGCAGGCCCTCCACAACGTGAACACGCCCACCGACCTCGCGGCGCTAGAGGCGGAGACGCGGCAATAA
- a CDS encoding DNA starvation/stationary phase protection protein produces MTRKSAATKAAAGTKSGSRRKTADDAGQMPVETQDMAQGRDTAGAVPQGEAKADAAHLDTPHNQLVDHGYLSEEEFGTVSETLQRNLATTISLYLKFKKYHWDIRGRFFRDLHLAYDEFIEEIFGGIDEQAERLVALGGSPIAAPEDIARFSLVQVPQETVRDARTQVADLVNDLTRVARGYRDDSQTVDEANDPVTADLYTGYAATIDKIRWMLQAMMDDDRMN; encoded by the coding sequence ATGACCAGAAAGAGTGCTGCAACCAAGGCCGCAGCGGGCACCAAGAGCGGCAGCCGCCGCAAGACGGCCGACGACGCGGGTCAGATGCCGGTGGAGACCCAGGACATGGCCCAGGGCCGCGACACCGCCGGGGCCGTGCCCCAGGGCGAGGCCAAGGCCGACGCTGCCCACCTCGACACCCCTCACAACCAGCTCGTGGACCACGGCTACCTCTCCGAAGAGGAGTTCGGCACCGTCAGCGAGACCTTGCAGCGCAACCTCGCCACCACCATCAGCCTGTACCTCAAGTTCAAGAAGTACCACTGGGACATCCGGGGCCGCTTCTTCCGCGACCTGCACCTCGCCTATGACGAGTTCATCGAGGAAATCTTCGGGGGCATCGACGAGCAGGCCGAGCGCCTCGTCGCGCTGGGGGGCAGCCCCATCGCCGCGCCTGAGGACATCGCCCGCTTCAGCCTCGTGCAGGTGCCCCAGGAGACGGTGCGCGACGCCCGCACCCAGGTCGCCGACCTCGTGAACGACCTGACCCGCGTGGCGCGGGGCTACCGCGACGACTCGCAGACGGTGGACGAGGCCAACGACCCCGTCACTGCCGACCTCTACACCGGCTACGCCGCCACCATCGACAAGATTCGCTGGATGCTCCAGGCGATGATGGACGACGACCGGATGAACTGA
- the coaD gene encoding pantetheine-phosphate adenylyltransferase, with product MNAVFPGSFDPITSGHMDVLTRASRIFDHVTVTVMHNARKQGKHLFTLEERLAILHEATAHLPNVSVDTFGGLLVDYMAQQQQGLILRGLRAVSDYEYELQIAHLNRQIGEVETVFIMAATRWSFVSSTMVREIASYGGDISEMVPRASAAALRRKFAEVYAAREAGRAAGAE from the coding sequence ATGAACGCGGTTTTCCCCGGCTCCTTCGACCCCATCACCAGCGGCCACATGGACGTGCTGACGCGGGCCTCGCGCATCTTCGACCACGTGACCGTCACCGTGATGCACAACGCCCGCAAGCAGGGCAAGCACCTCTTTACCCTGGAGGAGCGGCTGGCGATCCTGCACGAGGCGACCGCGCACCTGCCCAACGTCAGTGTGGACACCTTCGGCGGCCTGCTGGTGGACTACATGGCCCAGCAGCAGCAGGGGCTGATCCTGCGCGGGCTGCGGGCGGTCTCCGACTACGAGTACGAACTCCAGATCGCGCACCTCAACCGCCAGATCGGGGAGGTCGAGACGGTGTTCATCATGGCGGCGACCCGCTGGAGCTTTGTCAGCTCCACGATGGTCCGCGAGATCGCCTCCTACGGCGGCGACATTTCCGAGATGGTGCCCCGCGCCAGTGCCGCCGCCCTGCGCCGCAAGTTCGCGGAGGTGTACGCCGCGCGGGAAGCCGGGCGGGCGGCCGGAGCCGAATAG
- the metK gene encoding methionine adenosyltransferase: MRKYYTSESVSEGHPDKLADFISDSILDEFLRQEPASRVAVETLLTTGMAVVAGEVTAQNARVDVQKTVRDAVMKVGYTRANYGFDAEYSAVLVALHEQSPEIAGGVNFSEEWREMSEDERARPENEYSRIGAGDQGLMFGYATDETPELMPLPISLAHRLTRKLAELRKNGTLPYLRPDAKAQVTVVRDGEPHEATQTFVDTVVISAQHSESVTQEQIREDLLEHVVRAVIPAELLTADTKYFINPSGRFVIGGPHGDTGLTGRKIIVDTYGGAVPHGGGAFSGKDPTKVDRSAAYYARFIAKNLVAAGLARRALVEVAYAIGRANPVSLRVDTYGTGTVSDERLAELVREHFDARPQAIIAELDLLRPIYAQTAAYGHFGRPEFPWEQTRKAEALREAAQGVTTA, encoded by the coding sequence ATGCGGAAGTACTACACGTCGGAATCGGTATCGGAAGGCCACCCGGACAAGCTCGCGGACTTCATCTCGGACAGCATTCTGGACGAGTTTCTGCGCCAGGAACCCGCCAGCCGGGTTGCGGTGGAGACGCTGCTGACCACCGGCATGGCGGTCGTGGCGGGCGAGGTCACCGCGCAAAACGCCCGGGTGGACGTACAGAAGACGGTGCGCGACGCCGTGATGAAGGTGGGCTACACCCGCGCCAACTACGGCTTCGACGCCGAGTACAGCGCGGTGCTGGTGGCCCTGCACGAGCAGTCGCCCGAGATCGCCGGGGGGGTCAACTTCTCCGAGGAGTGGCGCGAGATGTCGGAAGATGAACGCGCCCGCCCTGAAAACGAATACTCCCGCATCGGCGCAGGCGACCAGGGCCTGATGTTCGGCTACGCGACCGACGAGACGCCCGAGCTGATGCCGCTGCCCATTTCGCTCGCGCACCGGCTGACGCGCAAGCTGGCCGAGCTGCGCAAGAACGGGACGCTGCCCTACCTGCGTCCCGACGCCAAGGCCCAGGTCACGGTGGTCCGCGACGGCGAGCCGCACGAGGCCACCCAGACCTTCGTGGACACGGTGGTCATCAGTGCCCAGCACAGCGAGTCGGTGACCCAGGAACAGATTCGGGAGGACCTGCTGGAGCATGTCGTCCGGGCCGTCATCCCGGCGGAGTTGCTGACCGCCGACACCAAGTACTTCATCAACCCCAGCGGGCGCTTCGTGATCGGCGGGCCGCACGGCGACACCGGCCTGACCGGGCGCAAGATCATCGTGGACACCTACGGGGGCGCGGTGCCGCACGGGGGCGGGGCCTTTTCCGGCAAGGACCCCACCAAGGTGGACCGCTCGGCGGCGTACTACGCCCGCTTTATCGCCAAGAACCTCGTCGCGGCGGGGCTGGCGCGGCGGGCGCTGGTGGAGGTCGCCTACGCGATTGGCCGGGCCAACCCCGTCTCGCTGCGGGTGGACACCTACGGCACGGGCACCGTGAGCGACGAGCGGCTGGCTGAACTCGTCCGCGAACACTTTGACGCCCGCCCGCAGGCGATCATCGCGGAGCTGGACCTGCTGCGGCCCATCTACGCGCAGACCGCCGCTTACGGGCACTTCGGCCGCCCCGAGTTCCCCTGGGAGCAGACGCGGAAGGCGGAGGCGCTGCGGGAAGCGGCTCAGGGCGTGACGACCGCCTGA
- a CDS encoding S41 family peptidase, with product MNATLRRAPASGLSALRALTVLVAASLAAPALPGTAALAQAAPPSPAQQAFDEVNRLLREEYGGLSTVDRAALGREYQARLDAVCAPTPLNCAVEKAYPVIEAELTALGDEHSFFQTPEDFQDFLASATGGNRLQFGVKLARLDGENRVVLEVVPQSAAEEAGLRRGDLLRTLEGRPYTYAALQQARREGREIRLGVERSGQPLTLTLQSRESSTRDLPRLSFTGAANNVAVLRIPTFLSGGGIAQRVHDLVREARAGGATGMIVDLRGNPGGSLAECDSAVSAFVPTFARVARGAQGESRTVVSRGTRLENGRNAGGVRSPQLWTGPLAVLVDRGSASCSEFFAFEIQHAGRGPVIGETTAGVGNTATRVFPVGEDAALQLTILNYAKPGGDAYPDRVKPDQPREQTEEDVRLLTRGQDTLLAAGVQALVTAPPLTLDPQTAR from the coding sequence ATGAACGCCACCCTGCGCCGCGCTCCGGCTTCCGGCCTCTCGGCCCTCCGTGCCCTCACCGTGCTGGTGGCGGCCTCCCTCGCCGCGCCTGCGCTGCCGGGCACGGCGGCCCTCGCCCAGGCGGCCCCGCCTTCCCCCGCGCAACAGGCCTTCGACGAGGTCAACCGCCTGCTGCGGGAGGAATACGGCGGCCTCTCCACCGTGGACCGGGCGGCGCTCGGCCGCGAGTACCAGGCCCGGCTCGACGCGGTGTGTGCGCCGACGCCCCTCAACTGCGCGGTGGAAAAGGCCTACCCGGTGATCGAGGCGGAACTCACGGCGCTGGGGGACGAGCACAGCTTCTTCCAGACGCCCGAGGACTTCCAGGACTTTCTGGCGAGCGCAACGGGCGGCAACCGCCTGCAGTTCGGTGTCAAACTCGCCCGGCTCGACGGTGAAAACCGCGTGGTGCTGGAGGTCGTCCCCCAGAGCGCGGCGGAGGAAGCGGGCCTCCGGCGCGGCGACCTGCTGCGGACGCTGGAGGGCCGCCCCTACACCTACGCGGCCCTCCAGCAGGCCCGGCGCGAGGGCCGCGAGATCCGGCTGGGGGTCGAGCGCAGTGGGCAGCCCCTGACCCTGACCCTGCAGTCGCGCGAGAGCAGCACCCGCGACCTGCCCCGGCTGAGCTTCACGGGGGCGGCGAACAACGTGGCGGTTCTACGGATTCCCACCTTCCTGTCGGGGGGCGGCATCGCGCAGCGCGTGCATGACCTCGTGCGAGAGGCCCGCGCGGGCGGGGCGACCGGCATGATCGTGGACCTGCGCGGCAATCCGGGCGGCAGCCTCGCGGAGTGCGACAGCGCCGTGAGCGCCTTTGTCCCGACCTTTGCGCGGGTGGCGCGGGGCGCCCAGGGCGAGAGCCGCACGGTGGTCAGCCGGGGCACCCGCCTGGAAAATGGCCGCAACGCGGGGGGGGTGCGCAGTCCGCAACTGTGGACCGGGCCGCTCGCGGTGCTGGTCGACCGCGGCAGCGCCTCGTGCAGTGAGTTCTTCGCCTTCGAGATTCAGCACGCCGGGCGCGGCCCGGTGATCGGCGAAACCACGGCGGGCGTGGGCAACACCGCCACCCGCGTCTTCCCGGTGGGTGAGGACGCCGCCCTGCAACTCACCATCCTGAACTACGCCAAGCCCGGCGGTGACGCCTACCCCGACCGCGTGAAGCCCGACCAGCCGCGCGAGCAGACCGAGGAGGACGTGCGCCTGCTCACGCGTGGGCAGGACACCCTGCTCGCCGCCGGAGTGCAAGCTCTGGTGACGGCCCCGCCCCTGACCCTGGACCCCCAGACGGCCCGCTGA
- a CDS encoding DUF4142 domain-containing protein, giving the protein MLRRSALLLLPLTLGSCTMMAPPNADSVDGLFLQSVTGSNLFEIQSSQVALNKSSNAQVRAFAQQMITEHTAAQNQVNTLAAARSVALPKMLPPDLQLKVNTLNTLSGSAFDQAYLRELVLGHQLTVSIFQNELTAGRDAGVVAFANQNLPLIQRHLAEAQALQTAVGGQATPAPAAPSTP; this is encoded by the coding sequence ATGCTCAGACGCTCCGCCCTGCTTCTGCTTCCCCTCACCCTCGGCTCCTGCACCATGATGGCCCCGCCCAACGCCGATTCGGTGGACGGCCTCTTTCTCCAGTCGGTGACCGGCAGCAACCTCTTCGAGATCCAGTCGTCGCAGGTGGCCCTGAACAAGTCCAGCAACGCCCAGGTCCGCGCTTTCGCCCAGCAGATGATCACGGAGCACACGGCGGCCCAGAACCAGGTCAACACCCTGGCGGCGGCCCGCAGCGTGGCGCTGCCCAAGATGCTGCCGCCCGACTTGCAGCTCAAGGTCAACACGCTGAACACCCTCAGCGGCTCGGCCTTTGATCAGGCCTACCTGCGTGAGCTGGTGCTCGGGCACCAGCTCACCGTCAGCATCTTCCAGAACGAACTGACGGCGGGCCGCGACGCCGGGGTCGTGGCCTTTGCCAACCAGAACCTGCCGCTGATCCAGCGCCACCTCGCGGAAGCCCAGGCCCTTCAGACGGCGGTGGGCGGTCAGGCGACCCCGGCCCCCGCCGCGCCGAGCACGCCCTGA